From one Vanacampus margaritifer isolate UIUO_Vmar chromosome 12, RoL_Vmar_1.0, whole genome shotgun sequence genomic stretch:
- the npy4r gene encoding neuropeptide Y receptor type 4: MSFSDDASQPPTSAPSLNHTPSSRPPPWEEAGSNETLLPDLSGLGHDEQCHTSPVLTAFLVAWYSVTMVLGLVGNVGLICIITRRREKANVTSIFICNLSFSDILVCVFCLPFTLIYTLMDHWVFGSLLCRLVPFIQCMSVTVSILSLVFIALERHQLIINPAGWKPSIPQAYAAVVVIWILACFTSSPFLAFQRLTKEPYANVILPQYGLYHETSPPHHVPPANSSALHNSLHFHNLQPPLHMEACLEHWPSQHHRLTYTTWLLLFQYCGPLILVLLCYVRVFVRLRHRKDMLDRARTPESQRMTHSRRINIMLVALITAFALCWLPLTIFNAVSDWNQEALPVCHHNLLFSLCHLLAMSSTCINPIIYGFLNSNFRQEVKEVLQYCCCRPLEAECERFPVSTVHMEVSRTSMPLTCRTNSV, from the coding sequence ATGTCCTTCAGTGACGACGCGAGCCAGCCCCCCACTTCCGCGCCGTCCCTCAACCACACGCCGTCTTCACGGCCGCCGCCGTGGGAGGAGGCCGGCTCAAACGAGACTCTGCTCCCAGACCTGTCGGGCCTCGGCCACGACGAGCAATGTCACACGTCTCCCGTCCTCACGGCGTTCCTGGTGGCATGGTACAGCGTCACAATGGTGCTGGGCCTGGTGGGCAACGTTGGCCTTATTTGCATAATTACCCGGCGCCGGGAGAAAGCCAACGTCACCAGCATTTTCATCTGTAATCTGTCATTCTCTGACATTCTGGTGTGTGTCTTCTGCCTCCCTTTCACACTCATATACACGCTGATGGACCACTGGGTGTTTGGGTCCCTGCTGTGCCGGCTGGTGCCCTTCATTCAATGCATGTCCGTGACCGTCTCCATCCTTTCCCTGGTTTTTATCGCTCTGGAGAGACATCAGCTCATTATTAACCCGGCAGGCTGGAAACCCAGTATTCCGCAAGCCTACGCGGCCGTGGTCGTCATCTGGATTCTGGCCTGCTTCACCTCCTCGCCTTTCCTGGCCTTTCAGCGGCTAACGAAAGAGCCCTACGCCAACGTGATCCTTCCCCAGTATGGTCTCTATCACGAAACGTCACCCCCACATCACGTCCCGCCTGCTAACTCATCCGCGCTTCACAATTCACTCCATTTTCACAACCTTCAGCCACCCTTGCACATGGAGGCCTGTCTGGAGCACTGGCCCTCTCAACATCACCGGCTGACCTACACCACCTGGCTGCTGCTTTTCCAGTACTGCGGCCCTCTGATTCTCGTCCTGCTGTGTTACGTCCGCGTGTTCGTTCGCCTGCGTCACCGCAAAGACATGCTGGACCGTGCCAGGACGCCCGAGAGCCAGCGCATGACCCACAGCCGTCGCATCAACATCATGCTGGTGGCGCTGATCACGGCCTTTGCCCTGTGCTGGCTTCCGCTCACCATCTTCAACGCCGTGTCCGACTGGAACCAGGAGGCGCTCCCCGTGTGCCACCACAACCTGCTCTTCTCCCTCTGCCACCTCCTGGCCATGTCGTCCACCTGCATCAACCCCATCATCTACGGATTCCTCAACTCCAACTTCAGGCAGGAGGTGAAGGAGGTGCTCCAGTACTGCTGCTGCCGGCCTCTGGAGGCGGAGTGTGAGCGCTTCCCAGTGTCCACCGTGCACATGGAGGTGTCTCGCACCTCAATGCCACTCACCTGCAGGACTAACTCTGTTTAA
- the LOC144061970 gene encoding sphingomyelin synthase-related protein 1-like: protein MRDEGVSPPPPPPTLTQALTLVLCGMASESSVSAWNDKQVAQWLQAEGFADYVDLLCGRHRLDGPSLLTLTEADLRGPPLSLRLLGDIKRLAISLRQLQRQNQAELEELGLQPRDSLPLGPPTAAEWSCDRGDRRCNGGDYPRDGTELRQRNGAPSEYGTRAILCHSHSNGRCRQHMAGRLDPEVWKTILSVIYVFLVFGLTSFVMVIVHERVPDMRTYPPLPDIFLDSVPRIPWAFAMAEACGLILCYMLMLILLLHKHRSILIRRLCSLMGTVFLLRCCTMFVTSLSVPGHHLKCASKTYGDSMEKIQRALTIWVGFGMTLTGVQTCGDYMFSGHTVVITILNFFVTEYTPRTWNLIHTISWVLNLFGIFFILAAHEHYSIDVFIAFYITTRLFLYYHTLANTRAYQQSRRARIWFPMFSFFECNVNGPVPNQYHWPFSKPAFMKTLIG from the exons ATGCGAGACGAAGGCgtctcacctcctcctcctccccccactCTGACACAAGCACTGACACTGGTTCTTTG TGGCATGGCATCAGAGAGCAGTGTAAGTGCTTGGAACGACAAGCAGGTAGCCCAGTGGCTGCAGGCGGAAGGATTCGCAGATTATGTGGATCTGCTGTGTGGTCGCCACCGCCTGGATGGACCCAGTCTTCTGACTCTGACTGAGGCCGACCTACGCGGGCCTCCTCTGAGCCTCAGGCTGCTGGGGGACATCAAGAGGCTGGCCATATCCCTTCGTCAGCTCCAGAGACAGAACCAAGCCGAGCTGGAGGAGCTGGGTCTTCAGCCTCGAGACAGTCTCCCACTGGGGCCTCCCACGGCGGCCGAGTGGAGCTGCGACAGAGGCGACAGGCGCTGCAACGGAGGCGACTACCCCAGGGACGGCACTGAGCTCAGACAGAGGAATGGCGCTCCATCTGAATACGGAACCAGAGCGATATTGTGTCACTCACACTCCAATGGAAGATGTCGGCAGCATATGGCGGGAAGGCTGGACCCGGAGGTGTGGAAGACCATCTTGAGTGTCATTTATGTCTTTTTAGTGTTTGGCTTAACTTCCTTTGTTATGGTCATCGTACATGAACGTGTACCAGACATGAGGACCTATCCACCACTTCCTGACATCTTCTTAGACAG TGTTCCAAGAATCCCTTGGGCTTTTGCAATGGCTGAAGCCTGTGGCCTCATTCTGTGCTACATGCTTATGTTGATCCTGCTGCTTCATAAACACAG gtCCATTCTCATTAGGCGGTTGTGTTCTCTGATGGGAACTGTGTTTTTACTTCGCTGCTGTACCATGTTTGTCACCTCGCTCTCCGTGCCTGGCCATCACCTCAAGTGTGCCAGTAAG ACGTACGGCGATTCGATGGAAAAGATACAGAGGGCACTGACAATCTGGGTGGGATTCGGGATGACTCTGACCGGTGTCCAAACATGTGGAGACTACATGTTCAGTGGACACACTGTCGTCATTACCATACTCAACTTTTTTGTGACAGAAT ACACTCCAAGAACGTGGAATTTGATTCACACCATCTCTTGGGTGTTGAACCTCTTTGGGATCTTCTTCATCCTGGCGGCACACGAGCACTACTCAATCGACGTCTTTATCGCCTTCTACATCACCACGCGCCTTTTTCTCTACTACCACACCTTGGCCAACACCCGTGCCTACCAGCAGAGCCGGAGAGCTCGCATCTGGTTCCCCATGTTCTCCTTCTTCGAGTGCAATGTAAACGGACCCGTCCCCAACCAATACCACTGGCCTTTTAGCAAACCCGCCTTCATGAAGACGCTCATTGGGTAG